In Hallerella succinigenes, the following are encoded in one genomic region:
- a CDS encoding polyprenyl synthetase family protein encodes MNPAEHPSFQAVLSTVRGQVQNYLDKSDEVIAEVARTAPAGVSERMTKLIARKGKKIRSTILALIATSGETPADESRIAHACAGIELLHLASLVHDDIIDETTMRRGERTAHVEWGNKVAVLIGDYILSQAMRCVIDEESREIPLILSSAANSLIVGEISELDHTGNMNLPLADYNAIIKGKTAALVEASAKIGATIAGFDAERIEACGKIGTHFGLAFQIIDDLLDYGIGATNLDKAKFTDISNGLVTLPLIYYFESVSTEEKASLQALLKRAADPGVAEEICKRLEEAKAFDKAKETALQHIADAMEIADTLPMTEHTSSLKSFLYAMAERGN; translated from the coding sequence ATGAATCCCGCCGAACATCCGTCTTTTCAAGCCGTGCTGTCTACAGTGCGGGGACAAGTTCAGAATTATCTCGACAAATCCGACGAAGTCATCGCCGAAGTCGCTCGCACAGCACCTGCGGGCGTTTCGGAACGCATGACAAAGCTGATCGCCCGCAAGGGTAAAAAAATCCGTTCCACGATTCTCGCTCTTATTGCGACTTCAGGCGAAACGCCTGCAGATGAATCTCGCATCGCACATGCCTGCGCAGGCATTGAGCTTTTGCATTTGGCAAGCCTTGTCCACGACGACATCATCGATGAGACGACGATGCGCCGTGGCGAAAGAACAGCCCATGTGGAATGGGGCAACAAGGTTGCCGTTTTGATCGGCGACTACATTCTTTCGCAGGCGATGCGTTGCGTGATCGACGAAGAGTCCCGTGAGATTCCTCTCATCCTTTCTTCGGCAGCGAATAGTTTGATCGTCGGCGAAATCAGCGAGCTCGATCACACGGGTAATATGAATTTGCCGTTAGCGGACTACAATGCGATCATCAAAGGAAAGACCGCAGCCCTCGTGGAAGCGAGTGCAAAGATCGGTGCGACGATTGCAGGCTTTGATGCGGAACGCATAGAAGCCTGTGGAAAGATCGGTACGCATTTCGGCCTTGCCTTCCAAATTATCGATGACCTTTTGGATTACGGCATAGGGGCTACGAATCTCGACAAGGCAAAGTTTACCGATATTTCGAACGGTCTTGTAACCCTGCCGTTGATCTATTACTTTGAAAGCGTTTCCACCGAAGAAAAAGCCTCGCTCCAGGCTCTTTTGAAGCGTGCCGCAGATCCGGGCGTTGCCGAAGAAATTTGCAAGCGTCTAGAAGAGGCCAAAGCTTTTGACAAGGCAAAAGAAACCGCCTTGCAGCACATCGCAGACGCGATGGAAATCGCCGATACCCTGCCGATGACGGAACACACGTCATCTCTCAAGTCGTTCCTCTATGCAATGGCGGAACGCGGTAACTAA
- the gyrB gene encoding DNA topoisomerase (ATP-hydrolyzing) subunit B, translating into MAEEYSGSSITVLEGLEAVRVRPAMYIGSTDSVGLHHLVWEVVDNSVDEALAGFCDHIEVSILPGNGIRVTDNGRGIPIDIHPKEHVGTIQVVMTKLHAGGKFDSNSYKVSAGLHGVGVSCVNALSKKHIVTVRRDGRIVQQEFSKGNPLGPQKDIGTYSDGSTGTTIEFYPDETIFTATEYNYDILAERFREYAFLMSGIRITLTDERTPDGKKDSFHFPGGISAFVKFVDSHRKPLFEEPIHISTEAGNYPLDIALWYNDGYQENFFSFVNNVNTHDGGTHVTGFKTAMTRIIGKYAQEILPKGKKDTAISADDIREGLTAVISIKIPQPQFEGQTKRRLGNSEVAGLVNTAFGTKLDEFFAENPNIVKMIVDKVYNAAIAREAAHKARNLARRKNVLESGGLPGKLADCSERDPAKCELFIVEGDSAGGSAKQGRRREFQAILPLRGKILNVEKAGLDRVLNADTIQDLVNALGCGIGSEFKLEKLRYHKVIIMTDADVDGSHIQTLLLTFFFRYMKPLVDGGYVFIAQPPLFRLAQGRKTIKYIFDEAELSSIDANEKKNYEIQRYKGLGEMNPEQLAETTMNPETRIMKKCHVNDGVLADSVFSMLMGEDVEPRRKFIEDNAYKVINDLDV; encoded by the coding sequence ATGGCTGAAGAATATAGTGGTTCGAGCATTACCGTTCTCGAAGGACTTGAAGCTGTTCGTGTCCGTCCGGCAATGTACATCGGCTCTACCGACTCTGTGGGCCTCCACCATCTGGTTTGGGAAGTCGTAGACAACTCGGTCGACGAAGCTCTCGCTGGATTCTGCGATCATATCGAAGTTTCGATTTTGCCGGGCAACGGCATCCGCGTAACCGATAACGGTCGTGGCATTCCTATCGATATTCACCCGAAGGAACATGTGGGAACGATCCAGGTCGTGATGACGAAGCTTCACGCCGGCGGTAAGTTCGACAGCAATTCTTACAAGGTCTCCGCTGGTTTGCACGGCGTGGGCGTGAGCTGCGTGAACGCACTTTCCAAGAAGCACATCGTCACGGTCCGCCGCGACGGTCGCATTGTGCAGCAGGAATTTTCGAAGGGCAATCCTCTTGGACCGCAGAAGGATATCGGCACATACTCCGATGGTTCTACCGGTACAACGATTGAATTCTACCCGGACGAAACGATCTTTACGGCAACGGAATACAATTACGACATTCTCGCAGAACGGTTCCGCGAATACGCCTTCCTCATGAGCGGTATCCGCATTACGCTTACCGACGAACGCACTCCGGATGGTAAGAAGGATTCCTTCCACTTCCCGGGCGGCATCTCTGCCTTTGTGAAGTTTGTGGATTCCCACCGCAAGCCTTTGTTCGAAGAACCGATTCACATTTCGACGGAAGCGGGCAATTATCCGCTCGACATCGCGCTTTGGTACAACGATGGTTACCAAGAAAACTTCTTTAGCTTTGTGAACAACGTGAACACGCACGATGGAGGTACGCACGTCACCGGTTTCAAAACCGCCATGACCCGCATCATCGGCAAGTACGCTCAGGAAATTTTGCCGAAGGGTAAAAAGGACACAGCGATTTCTGCGGACGATATCCGCGAAGGCTTGACCGCAGTTATCTCGATCAAGATTCCACAACCGCAGTTCGAAGGCCAGACAAAGCGTCGTCTCGGCAACTCCGAAGTCGCAGGTCTTGTGAACACCGCCTTCGGTACAAAGCTTGACGAATTCTTTGCCGAAAATCCGAACATCGTGAAGATGATCGTGGACAAGGTTTACAACGCAGCCATCGCTCGTGAAGCGGCTCACAAGGCGCGTAACCTCGCCCGCAGAAAGAACGTCCTTGAAAGCGGCGGACTTCCGGGTAAGCTCGCAGACTGCAGTGAACGCGACCCGGCAAAGTGCGAACTCTTTATTGTGGAAGGTGACTCTGCAGGCGGTTCTGCAAAGCAGGGTCGTCGTCGTGAATTCCAGGCTATCCTTCCTCTCCGCGGTAAAATTTTGAACGTGGAAAAAGCAGGTCTTGACCGTGTGCTGAATGCAGACACCATTCAGGACTTGGTGAACGCACTCGGCTGCGGCATCGGCAGCGAGTTCAAGCTGGAAAAGCTCCGCTATCACAAGGTCATTATCATGACCGATGCGGATGTCGATGGTTCCCATATTCAGACTCTTCTTCTCACGTTCTTCTTCCGCTACATGAAGCCTCTCGTGGACGGCGGATATGTCTTTATCGCACAGCCGCCTCTGTTCCGCTTGGCACAGGGCCGCAAGACGATCAAGTACATCTTCGACGAAGCCGAGCTTTCGAGCATCGACGCCAACGAAAAGAAGAATTACGAAATCCAGCGATACAAAGGTCTTGGTGAAATGAACCCGGAACAGTTGGCCGAAACGACCATGAATCCGGAAACCCGCATCATGAAGAAGTGCCACGTGAACGATGGCGTTCTCGCGGACAGCGTCTTCAGCATGCTGATGGGCGAAGACGTGGAACCGCGTCGCAAGTTCATCGAAGACAACGCTTACAAAGTCATCAACGATTTGGACGTTTAA
- a CDS encoding DUF721 domain-containing protein gives MSAEENNPKLHKTPQPTHASVLLAKVLAQRNIGQKQDLFTLFSNFEKLFGKHLTEHLKITDLKDGILVIKASNSVWKNEASYQKKAIIDRCNGLLGAPRVKGIRFI, from the coding sequence ATGAGTGCCGAAGAAAACAATCCAAAGCTTCATAAAACTCCCCAGCCGACTCACGCGAGCGTGTTGCTTGCGAAGGTTTTAGCGCAGCGTAACATTGGTCAAAAGCAGGACCTTTTCACCCTGTTTTCGAACTTCGAAAAGCTGTTCGGGAAACACCTGACGGAGCACCTGAAAATCACCGATTTGAAAGACGGGATTCTCGTGATAAAAGCCAGTAATTCCGTGTGGAAGAACGAGGCATCGTATCAGAAAAAAGCTATTATTGATAGGTGCAACGGACTCCTCGGTGCACCCCGCGTCAAGGGTATCCGTTTTATTTAA
- a CDS encoding MlaE family ABC transporter permease has protein sequence MFSLMDIAAKSLGHYVRKFFDSVRGYFAFMWELGKNCPSTIHNFHTIVEQMYVTGVTSIPVVFAASLATGAIMAWQLAYQFGDMIPLVFVGMAVGKSVMVELCPILTAMVLAGRVGASMCSELGTMAVTEQLDAYNVLGLNPYRFLLAPRLIATIIMLPVLTIISIFIGIVGGYATAALYKEVTFSTFFYGVRMFYEDWDFAVGLIKAALYGYFIASYACFFGYNTHSGAEGVGKSTKATVVAGMTSILIGSFALSKLLLV, from the coding sequence ATGTTTTCACTGATGGACATTGCCGCAAAGAGCTTGGGACATTACGTCCGCAAGTTCTTTGACTCTGTCCGCGGCTATTTTGCTTTTATGTGGGAACTCGGCAAAAACTGTCCGAGTACCATTCACAACTTCCACACCATCGTGGAACAGATGTACGTGACCGGAGTGACGAGCATTCCCGTCGTCTTTGCGGCAAGCCTTGCGACCGGCGCAATTATGGCGTGGCAGCTCGCTTACCAGTTTGGCGATATGATTCCGCTTGTGTTCGTCGGTATGGCGGTTGGCAAATCGGTGATGGTGGAACTTTGTCCGATTCTCACGGCAATGGTTCTCGCAGGCCGCGTGGGCGCTTCGATGTGTTCGGAGCTTGGCACGATGGCGGTCACAGAACAGCTCGACGCTTACAATGTTCTGGGATTAAATCCGTACCGCTTTTTACTTGCCCCGCGCCTGATTGCAACAATCATCATGCTTCCGGTTCTGACGATCATCAGTATCTTCATCGGTATCGTCGGCGGTTACGCTACGGCCGCGCTTTACAAGGAAGTCACGTTCTCGACGTTCTTCTACGGCGTGCGTATGTTCTACGAAGATTGGGACTTTGCCGTGGGCCTAATCAAAGCGGCACTCTACGGCTACTTCATAGCAAGCTACGCCTGTTTCTTTGGATACAACACCCATAGTGGCGCAGAAGGCGTCGGAAAAAGCACCAAGGCGACGGTCGTCGCCGGCATGACGAGCATCCTAATCGGGAGCTTCGCCCTTTCGAAATTGTTGCTTGTATGA
- a CDS encoding S41 family peptidase, translated as MKSKMSFARCIFRGITFAGLAASVALAASSKSEKKAPGDFYEELSRLNKVLSEVNLKYVEDVDPAEVSEAAIQGMRNILDPHTAVFAPKDYEDLKVSTEGEFGGVGITISLRDEILTVISPLAGTPAFSLGIRAGDRIMKIDGKDTRGLTLDEAVGKLRGKVGTDVTISIARSGVSELMDFTITRAKIVVHAVPYSGMLTKDIGYIKLASFSLKTRDEVVKAIQMLQKQGMKKLILDLRYNPGGLLNQAVEIGELFLTKGNTIVSTRGRTQATESRARKDGIVPKDVPLVVLVNQGSASAAEIVSGAIQDWDRGLIIGKTSFGKGSVQTIFPLDNQGYALKLTTAFYYLPFGRCINKPENGIKGLKIREEEALAEEEGEDASANTTVKAEADTAKVDTFFTNAGRKMYGGGGITPDVDVELDPIPWVVQVQERMAMYFKFAVKMRPSLEKSGAKIDGEWVVPDSLFTQFKDFCLKDTNFTKIKSNSIATLEILEKDLIREQNFMGDSSKTLSDTTLNKQVSALRKALDDNRTKQFDDNREYIMNGIKRELLTAVKGDSASTAFTLKSDAQVNEAIKYLSDMDLYKKTISAPSKTPAKSDKKKKK; from the coding sequence ATGAAATCCAAAATGTCTTTTGCTCGTTGCATTTTCCGCGGGATCACCTTTGCAGGTCTTGCGGCTAGCGTCGCCTTGGCGGCATCCTCTAAATCCGAAAAGAAGGCTCCGGGGGATTTTTACGAAGAACTCTCCCGTTTGAACAAGGTCCTTTCGGAAGTCAATCTGAAGTACGTCGAAGATGTGGATCCGGCGGAAGTTTCCGAAGCTGCGATTCAGGGCATGCGAAACATTTTGGATCCGCATACCGCCGTTTTTGCTCCCAAGGATTACGAAGACCTGAAGGTTTCTACCGAAGGGGAATTCGGTGGCGTCGGCATCACGATTAGCTTGCGTGACGAAATTTTGACGGTGATTTCCCCGCTTGCGGGAACTCCGGCGTTCAGTCTCGGCATTCGTGCCGGTGACCGCATTATGAAAATCGACGGCAAGGATACGCGCGGCCTCACTCTCGATGAAGCTGTGGGTAAGCTCCGTGGTAAAGTCGGCACCGATGTGACGATCAGCATTGCGCGTTCCGGCGTAAGCGAACTCATGGATTTCACGATTACCCGTGCAAAGATCGTCGTCCATGCAGTTCCGTATAGCGGCATGCTCACGAAGGACATCGGATACATCAAGCTTGCCTCGTTCTCGCTCAAGACCCGTGATGAAGTTGTCAAAGCGATTCAAATGCTCCAGAAGCAGGGCATGAAGAAGCTCATTCTCGACTTGCGTTACAATCCGGGTGGACTTTTGAACCAGGCCGTGGAAATCGGCGAACTCTTCTTGACGAAGGGCAACACGATCGTTTCAACGCGCGGACGCACTCAAGCAACCGAAAGCCGCGCCCGCAAGGACGGTATCGTTCCGAAGGATGTGCCGTTGGTCGTTCTCGTGAACCAGGGTTCTGCAAGTGCTGCAGAAATCGTTTCCGGCGCAATTCAGGACTGGGACCGCGGTTTGATTATCGGCAAGACCTCTTTCGGTAAAGGTTCCGTGCAGACGATCTTCCCGCTCGACAATCAGGGTTACGCCTTGAAGCTCACGACCGCCTTCTACTACCTTCCGTTCGGCCGTTGCATCAACAAGCCGGAAAACGGAATCAAAGGTTTGAAGATCCGTGAAGAAGAAGCTCTTGCCGAAGAAGAAGGCGAAGACGCTTCCGCAAACACGACTGTCAAGGCGGAAGCCGATACGGCAAAGGTCGACACGTTCTTCACCAACGCAGGCCGTAAGATGTACGGCGGTGGCGGTATCACGCCAGACGTCGACGTGGAACTCGATCCGATTCCTTGGGTGGTGCAGGTTCAGGAACGCATGGCGATGTACTTCAAGTTCGCAGTCAAGATGCGTCCGAGCCTTGAAAAGAGCGGTGCAAAGATCGACGGCGAATGGGTCGTTCCGGATTCGCTCTTTACACAGTTCAAGGACTTCTGCCTGAAGGATACGAACTTCACCAAGATCAAGAGCAATTCCATTGCAACGCTTGAGATTCTGGAAAAGGATTTGATCCGCGAACAGAACTTTATGGGCGACTCTTCGAAGACGCTCTCCGACACGACTTTGAACAAGCAGGTCTCTGCACTGCGCAAGGCTTTGGACGACAACCGTACAAAGCAGTTTGACGACAACCGTGAATACATCATGAACGGGATTAAGCGTGAACTTTTGACCGCGGTGAAAGGCGACTCCGCAAGCACCGCTTTCACTCTCAAGAGCGATGCTCAGGTAAACGAAGCTATCAAGTATCTTTCGGACATGGATCTTTACAAGAAGACCATCAGCGCCCCGTCCAAGACTCCTGCGAAGTCCGACAAGAAGAAAAAGAAGTAA
- a CDS encoding sigma-70 family RNA polymerase sigma factor, which produces MNSIYFQYLNDIAKYPLLTREQEKVLIELSAKGNRRAQDLLVKSNLKFVVNIANLYKGQGLDVNELINEGNMGLIEAARRFDPNQKIKFISYAVWWIRQNITRAISEKARLVRISAEKELVLRRFNRVSSKTRQVVGGSLTIDPESLEGASRYKAKDIEKILMMGARSASLDSPVGDDGDSTLGDCIASSADATDALAAKNNEQASLNLLLKDNLTDQEHKVIGLYYGLDVDADLNLKEIGKMVGLSKERVRQVKEKALAKLRTTKINQVLDAA; this is translated from the coding sequence ATGAATTCCATTTATTTCCAATACTTGAATGACATCGCTAAATATCCGCTTCTCACCCGTGAACAGGAAAAGGTTTTGATTGAACTTTCCGCCAAGGGTAACCGTCGCGCGCAGGATCTTCTCGTCAAGTCCAATTTGAAGTTTGTCGTGAACATCGCAAACCTTTACAAAGGCCAGGGTCTCGATGTGAACGAACTGATCAACGAAGGCAACATGGGCCTGATCGAAGCCGCTCGCCGTTTCGATCCGAATCAAAAGATCAAGTTTATCAGCTACGCCGTGTGGTGGATCCGTCAAAACATCACCCGCGCCATTTCCGAAAAGGCTCGCCTTGTCCGCATTAGCGCAGAAAAGGAACTCGTCCTTCGCCGCTTTAACCGCGTTTCCTCCAAGACCCGTCAGGTCGTAGGCGGAAGCTTGACGATTGATCCGGAGAGTCTCGAAGGCGCTAGCCGTTACAAGGCAAAGGACATCGAAAAGATTTTGATGATGGGCGCCCGTTCCGCATCCCTCGATTCGCCAGTCGGTGACGATGGGGATTCGACCCTTGGCGACTGCATTGCGTCTTCGGCAGATGCGACCGACGCCCTCGCCGCCAAGAACAACGAACAGGCGTCTCTCAATTTGCTTTTGAAGGACAACCTCACCGATCAGGAACACAAGGTGATTGGCCTTTATTACGGTCTGGATGTGGATGCAGACCTGAACTTGAAGGAAATCGGCAAAATGGTCGGACTTTCGAAAGAACGCGTTCGCCAGGTGAAGGAAAAAGCCTTGGCAAAGCTCCGCACGACGAAAATCAATCAGGTGCTGGACGCCGCATAA
- a CDS encoding sensor histidine kinase, giving the protein MSDSISIEKLNATDTSIVSSLGMPLGRIPKSLLKENSISEKWIRVMMGIFFLSIGLVAAASTIDKGEYSWKAYVVPMVVTVNFLCGFFLNQRILVPRFYFARRIKLFVFFNFLFTIASILIRDIAIYLMGTGAGCVYEVLGTGRSFLTILSIFGIFIVVTGINCVFNVMVRLEGIRMQESYIRKLQENFMLQADLTFLKQQLSPHFLFNTLNNITALVDIDPKLAQKSMVRLSSLLRQVLQETQKRSVAIETEVDILQKYCELEKLRFGSNVEFSFDVRLEHPEKNVSPLLMMPLVENAIKYGVHPSQKSRIAISISEKEDVLHCHVENTIVPKASSTHVKSGIGLANLQRRLEVCYPNRYQYLAKKENGVYIADLQISVKDTPLSFAQTMDHAERVFNSVDGFEKAVHG; this is encoded by the coding sequence ATGTCAGATTCGATTTCAATAGAAAAGCTGAATGCAACCGATACTTCTATCGTCAGTTCTTTGGGTATGCCTTTGGGTAGAATTCCGAAGAGCCTCTTAAAGGAAAACTCAATTTCCGAAAAGTGGATCCGTGTGATGATGGGAATCTTCTTTCTATCGATCGGCTTGGTGGCGGCGGCCTCGACAATCGATAAAGGCGAGTATTCCTGGAAGGCGTATGTCGTTCCGATGGTCGTGACGGTGAACTTCCTTTGCGGTTTCTTTTTGAACCAAAGAATCTTGGTGCCGCGTTTTTATTTTGCCCGCCGAATCAAACTCTTTGTCTTCTTCAATTTCCTGTTTACGATCGCTTCGATTTTGATTCGCGATATTGCGATTTATCTCATGGGAACTGGCGCAGGCTGCGTTTATGAAGTCCTTGGAACGGGACGGTCTTTTTTGACGATTCTGAGTATTTTCGGTATTTTTATCGTGGTGACGGGGATCAACTGCGTTTTCAATGTGATGGTGCGCTTGGAAGGCATTCGCATGCAGGAGTCCTACATCCGCAAGCTCCAGGAAAACTTTATGTTGCAGGCGGACCTTACCTTCTTAAAGCAACAGCTTTCTCCGCATTTTCTTTTTAACACGCTGAACAATATTACGGCGCTCGTGGATATCGATCCGAAGCTCGCTCAAAAATCGATGGTGCGCCTATCGTCGCTCTTGCGCCAGGTTTTGCAAGAAACTCAGAAAAGAAGCGTGGCGATTGAAACGGAAGTCGATATTTTGCAAAAGTATTGCGAACTGGAAAAGCTCCGTTTTGGATCGAATGTGGAATTCTCTTTTGACGTGCGGTTGGAACATCCGGAGAAGAACGTGTCTCCGCTATTGATGATGCCCTTGGTGGAAAACGCAATCAAGTACGGAGTGCATCCTTCGCAAAAGAGCCGCATTGCGATTTCCATTTCGGAAAAGGAAGATGTTTTGCATTGCCATGTAGAAAACACGATTGTTCCCAAAGCTTCTTCGACACATGTGAAGAGCGGCATTGGACTTGCAAATTTACAACGCCGTCTGGAAGTTTGTTACCCGAACAGATACCAGTATTTAGCGAAAAAAGAAAATGGGGTTTATATCGCGGATCTTCAGATTTCGGTTAAGGACACTCCTCTTTCGTTTGCACAGACAATGGATCATGCAGAACGTGTTTTTAATTCTGTCGATGGATTTGAAAAGGCTGTTCACGGCTAG
- the rplT gene encoding 50S ribosomal protein L20, producing MPRSKTRVPSRARRKNILKAAKGYYGRRKSNLRLAKDAVAHAGQYAYAHRRDKKGAFRTLWITRLNAAVREFDLSYSQFIHLLSKANISINRKVLADLAVSDPEAFAAVVKQVKAQA from the coding sequence ATGCCACGTTCTAAGACTAGAGTTCCTTCTCGCGCACGCCGCAAGAACATTCTCAAGGCTGCTAAGGGTTACTATGGCCGCCGCAAGTCGAACCTTCGCCTTGCCAAGGACGCCGTCGCCCATGCAGGTCAATACGCATACGCTCATCGTCGCGACAAGAAAGGTGCATTCCGCACTTTGTGGATCACCCGTTTGAACGCCGCTGTGCGTGAATTTGATTTGAGCTACAGCCAGTTCATCCACTTGCTCAGCAAGGCTAACATCAGCATCAACCGCAAGGTTCTCGCTGACCTCGCTGTGAGCGATCCGGAAGCATTTGCCGCGGTCGTCAAGCAGGTGAAGGCTCAGGCTTAA
- the rpmI gene encoding 50S ribosomal protein L35, translating into MPKMKTHGGAKKRFRVTGSGHVKFKRAGLRHILTKMTTKRKRNLRKAGTVKKSDEYRVKRLLVKA; encoded by the coding sequence ATGCCTAAGATGAAAACCCACGGTGGTGCTAAGAAGCGCTTCCGCGTGACCGGCAGCGGCCACGTGAAGTTCAAGCGCGCTGGTCTTCGCCACATTCTTACCAAGATGACGACAAAGCGTAAGCGCAATCTGCGCAAGGCCGGAACCGTCAAGAAGTCCGATGAATACAGAGTCAAGCGTCTGCTTGTCAAAGCATAA
- the infC gene encoding translation initiation factor IF-3, with protein MPNRPADGTRINEAIHISPVRVIKEDGTQEVLDTRKALQMAKNAGLDLVEVSPNAKPPVCRIINYSKYKFEQAKKAKAAKAKQHVVKLKEVKMHPKTAENDYLYRVKQMRDFLTSGMKVRLIMQFRGREMAHMDYGRRLMERAKQDLADVGDLETDSRMEGNTLLYIYGPKRGVTKNAPQKPATEPKAAGEAKQQTEEVNNA; from the coding sequence ATGCCGAACCGTCCTGCAGACGGAACCCGTATCAACGAAGCCATTCACATTTCCCCGGTCCGTGTCATTAAAGAAGACGGAACTCAGGAAGTTCTTGATACGCGCAAAGCTTTGCAGATGGCAAAGAACGCCGGACTGGACCTGGTGGAAGTCTCGCCGAATGCGAAGCCACCGGTATGCCGTATCATCAATTACAGCAAGTACAAGTTTGAACAGGCCAAAAAAGCAAAGGCAGCAAAAGCCAAGCAACACGTGGTCAAGCTCAAAGAAGTCAAAATGCATCCGAAGACCGCTGAAAACGATTATCTCTATCGTGTCAAGCAGATGCGTGACTTTCTCACGAGTGGCATGAAGGTACGTTTGATTATGCAGTTCCGTGGACGCGAAATGGCGCACATGGACTACGGCCGCCGACTCATGGAACGCGCCAAGCAAGACCTGGCGGACGTTGGCGATTTGGAAACGGATTCGAGAATGGAAGGCAACACGTTGCTTTACATTTACGGTCCTAAACGCGGTGTGACCAAAAACGCACCGCAAAAGCCCGCAACCGAGCCGAAGGCAGCAGGTGAGGCTAAACAACAAACCGAAGAGGTAAACAATGCCTAA
- the fabV gene encoding enoyl-ACP reductase FabV, with amino-acid sequence MIIKPLIRSNMCINAHPIGCAKDVEHQIAYVEKKAKERGPLPNAPKNVLVLGCSTGYGLASRISAAFECGANTIGVSFEKEGTADKSGTPGWYNNMAFDRAAKAKGLGAVTFNGDAFSDEMRKQVIAASKQFGKFDLVIYSVASAVRVDPVTGEMYRSVLKPLEKTFSGATMDVVSGKFSIITAEVANEEEKRQTVKVMGGEDWARWIKQLSEAGVLADGVKTVAYSYIGPTYTHAIYRDGTIGAAKKDIERTARELDAELKKTLNGEAYISVNKGLVTRSSAVIPLIPLYISILFKIMKKNGTHEGCIEQMERLFAERLYTGSAIPTDDEHRIRIDELELNPKVQEEVAKYMPIVSEDNIAELGDIEGYRHDFLATNGFDIEGVDYSQEVTRMDTI; translated from the coding sequence ATGATTATCAAGCCTCTTATTCGTAGCAACATGTGCATCAACGCACACCCGATCGGATGCGCCAAGGATGTGGAACATCAGATCGCTTACGTGGAAAAGAAGGCAAAAGAACGCGGTCCTCTTCCGAACGCTCCGAAGAATGTCCTCGTCCTCGGCTGCTCTACCGGTTATGGTCTCGCAAGCCGTATTTCTGCAGCATTCGAATGCGGTGCCAACACCATCGGCGTTTCCTTCGAAAAAGAAGGCACCGCCGACAAGAGCGGTACTCCGGGCTGGTACAACAACATGGCATTCGACCGTGCCGCCAAGGCGAAGGGCCTCGGTGCAGTCACGTTTAACGGCGACGCGTTCTCGGACGAAATGCGCAAGCAGGTGATCGCAGCCTCTAAACAGTTCGGCAAGTTCGACCTCGTGATTTACAGCGTCGCAAGCGCCGTCCGCGTGGACCCTGTAACAGGCGAAATGTACCGCAGCGTTTTAAAACCGCTTGAAAAGACTTTCTCCGGTGCAACAATGGACGTCGTTTCTGGCAAGTTCTCGATCATTACAGCTGAAGTCGCAAACGAAGAAGAAAAGCGCCAGACCGTGAAGGTGATGGGCGGTGAAGACTGGGCTCGCTGGATCAAGCAGCTCTCCGAAGCGGGCGTTCTCGCTGACGGCGTAAAGACCGTTGCCTACTCCTACATCGGCCCGACCTACACACACGCTATCTACCGCGACGGCACCATCGGAGCCGCCAAGAAAGACATCGAACGCACTGCTCGCGAACTCGACGCGGAGCTCAAGAAGACTTTGAACGGCGAAGCCTACATCTCCGTGAACAAGGGTCTCGTCACCCGTTCCTCCGCCGTCATTCCTCTGATCCCACTTTACATCTCCATCCTTTTTAAGATCATGAAGAAAAACGGTACGCACGAAGGCTGCATCGAACAGATGGAACGTCTTTTCGCAGAACGTCTTTACACGGGCTCCGCAATTCCCACCGACGACGAGCACCGCATCCGTATCGACGAACTCGAACTCAATCCGAAGGTTCAGGAAGAAGTCGCGAAATACATGCCGATCGTAAGCGAAGACAACATCGCTGAACTCGGCGACATCGAAGGATACCGCCACGACTTCCTCGCCACGAACGGCTTCGACATCGAAGGAGTCGATTACTCTCAGGAAGTGACTCGCATGGATACGATCTAA